cctttggtgacctttgtaTCCAATTTTATATTTAAAAATTGACAGTTTTTTTCCCTATTTCACTTATACATGACTCAAAACCCACAAACTTGGTGCCAAATTAACTAAAGAGCAAGTTGATGCTTACGGAAAGTCGGTAGCTTTCTCTATTCAAAAGTTACAGTTATTTATAAGATCATATTTTCACCCTCCCATGCACATCATGTATGATATGTATACTACAGTGTTTTCACGTAGTTCTATTACATCCTGAGTAATTGTTGTACAGTTATATAGTGGACCCTGTCTTAGTAACCACCTCTCCATACCAGGGACACTGGAACAGCAAATTCAAATGTATTGCATGGTAAAAGACTGCTTGTCTAATGCAGCCATTTGTCTATCTACATACCACAGCAAAATAACCCTGAAGTGATTACAGTAACTACGTATGGTATCAGGTTTACAACTGTATTAATTTTCAGGATAGGAAAGCTATAATATGCAGCaatatgcactgattaaatcCTGCGTAACAGATTAAGTGATATCAAGTATAGATAATCACTCCGTGTAGTCTGCAGGAGAGTAAATTGAATACAGCAATATTAACCCTACTGTTGTGCTATGAAAATAATAAATAACCAAAGACCATATATGGCCATAATATAATTTATATTGACATAGCTCCAAGGTAGTTTGCCCCTCCATATTTGTGAACGATGGTCTGTACAGCAGGATATTCATATTTGAATGTTAAAAAGTAATAAGCATTTGGTGATTATGTGGAGGATATACTTTCATTTTTATTGTTGCCATTATTATACCATATAGGCAGAATCAAGGGATGAGCAGAATCATGTAAAAAGCAATTTTCATTATTCTAGATTGTGCGGCCtagtaaaataatattttaaactCAACCATATTCATTCACGATCACATTTTCACAAAATTGTCATCATACTGTGTGCATGGCTGGACCAATTGACATAAGTAGATTCTCAGTAAATAGATCAACCTTGACTGTGTCATAAATTGAACGTACTTGTAAGTAGCTATTAGACCAACCAGCTAAAAGGCATGTTTCAAATGTAATCAAATGTTGTACTTCTATGTTAGTACACCAATTCTACATAAAGCTAAGGTGATCTTATAGATATGTACATATTATTCCAAACTATCGACATAACTATCTTAACCTGTAAGTGTACATACAAGTCTAACAGTAATAGGGATGTCATGCAAATAATCTCCTTTACACTTCCGTAGGTTCCTTGTTACAACCATAGATTGTAGAGAAAGGGGATTGGAAACCACATGTTCCATCCGCACCTACAGACCCAGTGTCACCTTCGTGTTATTACAAAGATATATAGCCTATAGCATAGAACTAATGTACATAAAGTTAAATTGTAAATCTTATCGCAAAATGTGTAAGTACAAGCCCAATAGAGGGAGGACAAAATGTGCAGTAAAAAGTGAAATCCGAGTGAAATCCTCTGTATTCACTTCCACTCGAGTTCTACATATATACTACCCTATACTCAAGAAATAGTATTAAACAAGTCACTGTACAAGTTTCAGTTGAATCTGGGCTACTATGGGTCTTTGAGAGGGAGGACAAAACCTTGTGTTTTTGTAGTCACAGATCAGAACGTGTACCAACTGTATTTCACTATATAATCTGTTACAACCTTAGCCCTATACCCACTTGGTTAATAGAATTATTTAAAATTGATCTCTActgtgtataatttatatactgTGCAACTGGATTATCCCAACCCCTCCCCACCTCCTATATTGTACTCCTACTACCCTATATACATCCTTTGATAGTTCATGGGTCTGCTCCTGATACTCATACACAATTGAGGTGATTAGCTGCCAAATAGTGTGATAATTGAATAAGCAACGTCTTTCTTTTACATATCAAAAGTATATGTGTGTGCAGGAGAAAAAAAGGCATTTGTTATATTTATAAAAATTCCAAAACTTTTGAATAGAGAAAGCTACAGACTTTCTGTAAGCATCAACTTGCTCTTTAGAGTAAAAGCATTAATTTGGCACCAAGTTTGTGGGTTTTGAGTCATGTATAAGTGAAATAGAGGGAAAACTGTCAATTTTGAAGTATAAAATTGGACacaaggtcaaatctgaggtgatCTTAAAATGACTTTTATGATATATACAAActatgtaccaagtttcatgctaTCAAAATGTGCACAAAGAAAGTGCATAGGAGCTCTACTAAATAGATCCACCATAGCATTAATAATTACTGGACCCACATTAGTGAGGTTTGTTTTGTGAGTACCTATATGATCAGGTGCATGTCAGGTGCTGTGTGTGTTTCTTGTGTTTAGGAAATTGATGAGTTACTTGGTCAAAACTTATCACCTGCTGATGAAGAAGCTGTGCTACAAGAACTAGATGAGCTACTAAGTGTTAGTGATGGTTGatatgattgtgggattgagtatTGCTAACAGGGTGAAGATAACATTGGTGAGAGGTTACCTGAAGTACCTACCACTGAACCAGTCAGTGTGGAAGAGGAGCAGTTGCCAACTGGTAAGTATATTGTTGAGCTGATACCTAGAGAATAACTGATGGATGGAACAAGTGAAACCCTGGCACTAGTCTCATAGTGAAGCCTTTCAAGTAACATTTTGTGTTGGTCATTACAAGATGAAGTTGCAGCTAAAATACACCTGTCATCATTTTCTCATGTATCAGCTCAGTCTGAACAAACATACTATAATGATGTTCCTTTTAATCATTTCTTGTAGCCGTGACACAGAAGAAAAAGACAGTTGtcacaacataattataaacagtatgaataattcatgaaatacaagAGAATTGCAAGAAATTTATACAAAAATGTTTCATTGTAGGTCAGCTGGGGGTGACCAGTAGTCAATCACTGCTACTCCCGAGTAGCTGCGACCTTGACTCAGTATGCCTTGTGTGTAGTTCCACGTTCCTGTGAAAGAGTCATACACTTCTACTGTTGATAAATTAGTAGTGCCATCGTCGCCACCAGTAACATAGAGCAGTCCATGTACAACAGCTGCAGCAGCATTGCGTCGGCATGTCAACATGTCAACCACTCTGAACCACTGACAAGTCACAGGGTCATATTTTTCAACAGATTTTCTGATATCTGGACCATCGTGGCCACCAATGGCATACAGGCAATCATCCACAACGGCTACAGCTGCTCCACTGCGTCGCTGTAACATTGGCTCGATCATTTCCCACTTATCTTCATCAGGATCATAGCGCTCTACTGAACTAAGACACTGACGTGCTGCTCCATCATAACCCCCGATGGCATAGATGTGTTTGTGCATTGCTGACACGCCCACACTAGAACGACGCACATTCATTGATGCCACTTTTGTCCATTTGTCTGTAACTATGGTGATAATTTAGACATCACATAATCACTAACAGCAAGGAGTATCTAAATATAATAGTTATATAGACATTGAAACATagggttctacagaatttagtaACCTGAAAGGCCCTGCACGAGCAAAGCAAGGGTGCTACTACAGgacctgagggtttctaaattctgtgTTTCTGTGTCCTAGACCACAGCTTGTTCCTTCACTGCTGAGAAATGTAAGAAGCAAGCCCAATACACTCTCCCTGTAACTTGTAAGGAACTTGTTATCTagttaaatgcccatgcgttgccaatgttacaggcagtAATTGCCGTGTTTTGTATCaccccagagacagggatctacAAGATTTCGAcacctgtaagtagccaatgaaattcaagTATTTCACTTTGCTGTGGTCTAACTGGACTACAAACACactatggactttatccacaatgacatcacgAGCATAAGATGGCCGTGTTATTTTGGTGACTAATGTATAggtgcctatggagaaattgtttgaTTGAATATTTCATCCAGGGAAAGAGATGTCGAGCTGTAAGCAACAGGTATGGTTTCAATACAATAAATGATTTGTATCGCATGCTTTGAGATAATGCTCATTTGCAATGGTTTAGTTACTTCATAACCATACACAAAACTGTTTGATCTATGATTGATCTCTACATTAGTCCCCCAAATAACATGGCCATCTATaccattgtggataaagtccacaATACTATCTGGCAGGAATAATGGCCTTGATCTTATCAATagttctctatcaccagtaaaggtgttgatttgatcaAACTTGATACAGTGTGTATTGTAGTAGGTCAGTTAAATACTCTCCCCATACAaactcatgcacacacaacacacacacacataccaggGTCATACTTCTCCACACTGTCTAATCCACAATTTCCATCAAATCCTCCCACTGCATACAAACAGCCATCAAGTACTGCCACTCCCAATGTGCTGCGCCGTGACAACATGCCTTGCATGGATTCCCATCTTCCCTTGTTGAGGTCTAACCGTTCTGCCGACCtgtaatcacatgatccagaTAATGGCTGTACAATCAACTGTTCATAAAGTTCACAATTAAACCATTATATGGATTCCTTGGAAGCATTGTATGGGTTCCTTGGAAAAATCTGTATAGCAACTTGGTACAGGACTCTACAAGACTTGGAGTGTATCTTAAGTGAAAGTTACACACACAATGCAATAAATGAAGTATGGTTCCAGCCagtgacaaaaagtagtgaaataagttCAACAGTTAGGTGGGAAAATCCATACCAGGGGATAGGACATGCCATGATAGTACTGAAAATATTTCATGTGGGCTGAATAGTCTCTGTACAAAAATTAGAGTAAGAGGTGTGACATGGCACGATACATATCAGTTCTACTTAGTTGTATGCAATGGTGTGATGTTATGGAGTAATAAGAACTAtagtagtgatgatgtgtggcAGTTTTATGATGTGACAAGGTATTGTGGTTTGTAATGTACAAGCAGCCATAACAGTGCAAGAATTGTTAGTACCATTCCACTCTCATGATGCTCAGGATAGCTGTATTCatgaatggcctagcaagaaatgtCTACAAAGTGGTCTGAGCATGAAGGTGTggttgtagttcggtgagaaatgcTTAGAGCTGAAGTTAATTTGGCTGCTAGCAACATTGTTAGGCACACGTTCAAtcaataccatgttcaactaattcAGATTGTAGTTTGGGTCAGTTACCTATTTCACACTAGGGGATGCTACTCAAAGCTACAGGTGTAGGACTGTGAATCTTAACAGGAAAACCTGACAGTTAACAAAATTCCAGTTATTTcactgtaattgtacatatttaTTGTACTGATATAACACAATTCTCTTCCATCCATAAAATATCGTGAAATTTTAGACCATAAAATAGGAATATTGTCATTTATGAAAAGCCGTAAAATGAAATTAGAATTTGTAATCAGTGATTTTCATACAGTTACTAGGTAGCAGTATAATATTGATGAGGTTCACAGCCCTAGTCACAGCTCAGTTCATGCCATGGCATAGAAATTGCAGTTACAATCTGCTCAAAATATTggaaataaacaaacaaaaactgctaataaaaaaacaaattaGAATGACAGTGGTACATGCTATATTATCTTCACAAATAAGAGGTGGCTTTTGCTGAAATAGGCAAAGCACAAGTTCGTATCATGACAAAAATTATGTTGTGACATAAACACTCATAATGTAGGCGTGTCTGATGGGTGAACAGTGAAGTGTTAATTGGTGTAAATTAATGAGGTCAATTTATCATCTCATGACATCACACAGACCCACAGGCATCAATTAACAACTCGTTAACACTGATATTGTACAAGTGGACATTTAACTGAAGTAATTATCCACTACCTCATGTTAATGAAGTACCACACCTCTAACACCTGTTTAACACAGTGACTTGACCCTCGAATGACGATGTAGTATACATCAAATGAGTCACTAAGTAACACTGACCTCTCACCAATAGAGTAGTATAACACATATTTTACCTAACACGTGATGTTCCATCAAATCCTCCAACAGCATAAACTGATGCATCAAGGACAGCAACACCACAGCGACATCGTCGTGACAACAATTCTGGGCCTTGTCTACAAGTGTTACTGACAATATCAAACACTTCCACATTACGTATTGCTTTGGGTGCTTGCCCACCAATCACCAGCAAAGATTGCGGAGGTCCAATACGTTTCCTGGGCATTGTCCTAGGACTGACAATAGATCTCTGTTGCTCCGGTGACAATAGGTGATATCTCATAGCCTCAATCACATAGTCCTTACAATCACTGCATGAAAGTAATAGAGGCTCATTGTAGACACGGTTCGTAATATAATCCCTTGGTAACAGTGGTAGTCGTACTTGTTCTATCAGTGTTGATAAATGCTGTGATCGCTCGTCACGATCATACTCAATCCATGACACGACTGATTCAAACACATGCTCCTCAGACAACACCCCTAGATCACTACTGCTTATCAGCTCAACCACTTGCTCCAGAGGAAGGTTTAAAAATTCATCACAATTACAAACATCAGAAAAGTATTTCTGAGCAAACTGCTGGGCCATGCTTAGCAAGTTGGGGCATGAGTGTCTGTCAGCAAATCTCTTGATACCAAGACAGTTGGAAGGATGAAGATTGTCTTGCAGGAATTCACAACAAATGTCACGTACTTCCATCAACTGCAGCAAATTGGCAGCTGGCAGGAGACACTGTACGTTATCCTCACCAACTTCAATAGTGCCAGTATAGACAAACTGTATCAGTAATTCTATTGCTTCTGGCTCCACCTCTCGTAAAGTGATTATATCTTGTTTACTCTCAGCCAGTTCCACTATAGTAAACAATACATTATAAAGGTACACCCAAGAGAATTGGTGCAATATATTATGAAATCATATCCTATAGCAAAATTTGGTCAAGTTTCTAGCAACTTTAGTGGATGCATGAAAATTCTTTCGAGTGGCACTGGACAATCTTGGAGGGGCCTCAAGTCAACTTCTAACATTTTAACGACATACAATACACACGACATTTGTATACATGTCATTAATTATAAGGTTAGGCAACGCGAACGTCCTTAATAAATTGTTTATATCAACTTACCAGTAAACATGGCCATGAAGTAAGGTATCGTAGCGGCCAATACGGATCTGTGCGCTACAAAATCCTGATTGTCTACTCTTATTACCACGTCGCACAGCTGACTGTGTAGTCGCATCTCATTTAACGCGCACAGTGCCTGCTCAGCGATTTGACGTGACTTATAGACCTTAGAAGGTGATGAGCTAGTCGAAGCAGCGTCCATACTAGCCGCCATATATCCCCTGCTATCCGGTTTCTACCTTTATTTATACAAAACCACAATCATAAATTATGTAATTATATCGGTGGGCGAAATGAATACATTAAAATAGCTGAGCGCTCTATTAGAATCTCCACCAACAACCGTTGCATTGTGGTATGCAGTTTTCGCAACGCCAAGGAATGTCAAGGCTGTCTTCCTCGCCAATACATGATCGGCTTACTGAAGTGATTTCTGAGAGTACCGGCCAAGCCTCGCAAGCACCTCAACCAGAAATAATATCACGCAGCAGAGAAGTAAACGACTTGTACGTACTAGGTATACCACTACACAAGACCTCGCCATTATTCCAGCTAGTATTCTCCGTCACTGGTGTAATGGTCTTCTATCTGCTCTATGGGTATGTACAGGTAAATACAGATTATTATTCGCGGGTGTTTTAATATTGCGCTTTTATTAGGAATGGATATTTCACATTGATGGTTTCAAGCCATATGGCTGGTATCTTACTCTGGTACAGTTTGGCTGTTATTCCATATTTGGTGTTAGTGAAATGTTGTTGACTGGAGCATTTGGTAACCGACTGATACCGCTGCATGTCTACGGCTTTATAGCCTTCCTCACGGTAGCAACCATTGGCCTATCCAACACATCACTTGGTTACCTCAACTACCCCACTCAGGTAGCATGGTGGCTAGTTATTGGATGTTTAGTTAGTGATCAGTCTTTAGGTGATCTTCAAGAGTTGTAAGCTAATACCTGTGATGTTGGGAGGAGTGGTAATACAAGGTGTGACATAGTTACTTAAAGAACTCTGTCTATCATTAAAGTGACCTGTTATTaaatactatcccactagggacctgtgagaaggctaaagctgTTCTTAGCAATTAGTTGATTTGATTTAATTTCTGCAGttgttatttgtgttttgtgttgTTAGGTTACTTGTTTGTGCTGTTTGTTTTTGCGTATGTTGTATAACTAACTATGGTTTTCTGTTGTATTGTTTTGTGTACACTCCGGTATGGAGGAACTGCCAATGGCCGAGTATTTGGAGTATAAACAGATCAATCAATCAGTTGTACATATATGCTACTAAAGACTGAGTAGCTGTCAAGTATTATATACAAATGAagcatggatttttttctcctttctacaccttttcaaacatacatactttatataacaactttaaacaggctgtaggaccaggtgtcctacagaccttcagcacttgtgctgtaaagtcttaaataaattaattaagtaaACATTTGTGTTTACCGATATACCCACAGTGGGTGGATCCAAGCAGGGTACATcccaaaacaacaacaacaataactatatatacaagatcaaggtactctaatagagcagtcagtctaatgctctaatagaacagtcaccacatgaaAGATCTAGTATGAAAGCTTTCATCACCCCACGGCCACACTggaatattttgcaaatgaaatgtacaTGATCCTTTGTATGTCATTGAGCTAGTTACTCTGTACTAATGTTGGATCAAACTTAATAAGTAGCTATTTGTCCATAAAACTGCTCTAAATCAGCCAGTCCTGAAAtacctttagcttctgggggtaTATAGACCCCTTGCTCCATATACCTTACCTCCTTACCTAGACACTATCCCTCCATGTCCTGTACATGTCAGGAGATGATGTGAATAGTGCTACAGGTTAACcatcaattaatttttaaataaataTTGGCATCAGTTATTACAAGCATTTTGAAAGATTACTTTTACTGACTTAAAtaacatttttatttattaaatcaATGTTGAAATTTACAAATATATTAATTATCAGGCTATCACGTAAACTCATAATTGTAACTTCACATGTCAGGTAACACTGTAGCCTGTGATTGTGGCACACTGAGGATGAAAGTGATTTCAGAAGGTGTGCACAGCTAATTTTAACAATCCACGGAATTAAAACccattacattttaataaccCTAAATACATTCCCCAAGTTATTTGTGAGTGAGTAGTCCATGACATACTATTAGCTCTCGCTAAATTTAACCATAAAGGAATGGCAAGTCTTCTATTGGCACTACTATAGCACTCCTATGAACTATTTCAAGTTTGTAAAATGATAAGTGTCATGTGCACTCATGTAATGTACTATTGTTTAACTATTGTTCTGTGAATGTCAAGTGGTGTGTATATAAGACACTGGATCATGTGACACTGGATCATATGCTTTATGAAGTACTTGGTAAACTACACTAATAATGGTGTAACACCAGCTTGGCTATGTCAAGCTTTTAGTGAGTGAATGTCTTCTGTCTGTTCATTATGAATTGTGGCAACTGTTTTGTTATAAGGTGTTAAATATCGAGGGAGTGTGCTGGCAAGTTTTTTTCTAAACAATAATTGTGAGAAAGTAATTTTTCACTCAAAAGATTTATGGTGTAGACTACACTAGTATAATGGAAGTATTGATTGTGGTGTTATTGCAGGAAAGAGGTACGGCCTAATGGATGTTATAGCCATCCTCTGTATGACGGCTGGTCTGGTATTCTTTACATTAGCTGATAGCAATTTACAGCCAGACTTCACGTACACAGGTGGGTGTGGCTGCTGATCTATAGCCCCACCCCTTTACCACCCTTGCAGGTATTATACTAATATCAATGGCATTGTGTGCAGATGCAGTGATTGGTAATGTACAAGAGAAGACATTGAAACAGTTTGCTGCTTCCAACAGTGAAATGGTATATCATGTGCTGTATGATGTCACATATTACTGTATGATGTCACGTGCTACTGTATGATGTCATGTAAGATGTCACATACTACTGTAAGATGTCACATACTACTGTACGATGTCACATACTACTGTACGATGTCACGTGCTACTGTATGATGTCACGTGCTACTGTATGATGTCATGTAAGATGTCACATACTACTGTACGATGTCACATACTACTGTACGATGTCACGTACTACTGTATGATGTCACGTACTACTGTATGATGTCATGTAAGATGTCACATACTACTGTACGATGTACGTACTACTGTATGATGTCACGTACTACTGTATGATGTCATGTAAGATGTCACATACTACTGTATGATGTCACATACTACTGTACGATGTCACGTGCTACTGTATGATGTCATGTAAGATGTCACATACTACTGTACGATGTCACGTACTACTGTATGATGTCATGTAAGATGTCACATACTACTGTACGATGTACGTACTACTGTATGATGTCACGTACTACTGTATGATGTCACGTAAGATGTCACATACTACTGTACGATGTCACGTGCTACTGTACGATGTCACGTACTACTGTATGATGTCATGTAAGATGTCACATACTACTGTACGATGTACGTACTACTGTATGATGTCACGTACTACTGTATGATGTCATGTAAGATGTCACATACTACTGTATGATGTCACATACTACTGTATGATGTCACGTATTACTGTATGATGTCATGTAAGATGTCACATACTACTGTACGATGTACGTACTACTGTACGATGTCACGTGCTACTGTATGATGTCATGTAAGATGTCACATACTACTGTACGATGTCACATACTACTGTACGATGTCACGTACTACTGTATGATGTCATGTAAGATGTCACATACTACTGTACGATGTACGTACTACTGTATGATGTCACGTACTACTGTATGATGTCATGTAAGATGTCACATACTACTGTACGATGTCACATACTACTGTACGATGTCACGTGCTACTGTACGATGTCACGTGCTACTGTATGATGTCACGTGCTACTGTATGATGTCATGTAAGATGTCACATACTACTGTACGATGTCACATACTACTGTACGATGTCACGTGCTACTGTATGATGTCACGTGCTACTGTATGATGTCATGTAAGATGTCACATACTACTGTACGATGTCACGTACTACTGTATGATGTCACGTACTACTGTATGATGTCATGTAAGATGTCACATACTACTGTACGATGTCACGTACTACTGTATGATGTCATGTAAGATGTCACATACTACTGTACGATGTCACGTGCTACTGTATGATGTCACGTATTACTGTATGATGTCATGTAAGATGTCACATACTACTGTACGATGTCACGTACTACTGTATGATGTCATGTAAGATGTCACATACTACTGTATGATGTCACGTATTACTGTATGATGTCATGTAAGATGTCACATACTACTGTACGATGTCACGTACTACTGTATGATGTCATGTAAGATGTCACATACTACTGTACGATGTCACGTACTACTGTATGATGTCATGTATGATGTCACATACTACTGTATGATGTCACATACTACTGTATGATGTCACATACTACTGAATGAATTGCAACATTAGAACCAGAAAACACTCACAGACGACTAgatattgaatttttaaaaagttacaaaaaaacaTGAATTTTGGTCTACTCGTACTTGATCACAGTCACACCATTTCACAtgacaataacaaactcactggagCATGTTCCTTTTCTTGCTCTGActagtgtctgccttctgtgcatTGCCATTCCTTTTTCTTCAATTACATGTCATTCTCTTATGAGACTATACCAAgccattaattttccatatcaggATCATAGTCAGACGCCAAAGAACTATTTTAAGCACTTAAGAGGGTGTAGATATGATAGCTACGTGATTGCATAGGACCACACCCTTAAAAATCAGAACACTCCATCATGACCAGCCATTAATTATCTAGTTGCAATCAAGACACAGGATTGAACCACGCCCCTTATATCTATTGCGCTTAGCTCAGcagcgagattgagatactctaataaaatagtcacagACACAATCACGTGTACAGCTACAGTATTAAGTATGATTTTCCCATATAgactagctaccatcattcatttcttatttcgctactttttattgctggaaccctatttcattttttatCTAATTATACTAGTTAGTAACAGACATTTCAAGTAAGTCTCAAACATagcttcatgacctcattaataagaccacctcattatagtgaccatgtcaagtaggtcccaaacacagttaaggtgtacttcatgacctcattaataagaccacctcattatagtgaccatgtcatgtagttcccaaacatagctaaggtgtacttcatgacctcattaataagaccacctcattatagtgaccatgtcaagtaggtccctaaCACAGTtaaggtgtatttcatgacctcattaataagaccacctcattatagtgaccatgtcaagtaggtcccaaacacagttaaggtgtacttcatgacctcattaataagaccacctcattatagtgaccatgtcatgtagttcccaaacatagctaaggtgtacttcatgacctcattaataagaccacctcattatagtgaccatgtcaagtaggtcccaaacacagttaaggtgtatttcatgacctcattaataagaccacctcattatagtgaccatgtcaagtaggtcccaaacacagttaaggtgtacttcatgacctcattaataagaccacctcattatagtgaccatgtcaagtaggtcccaaacacagttaaggtgtacttcatgacctcattaataagaccacctcattatagtgaccatgtcatgtagttcccaaacatagctaaggtgtacttcatgacctcattaataagaccacctcattatagtgaccatgtcaagtaggtcccaaacacagttaaggtgtacttcatgacctcattaataagaccacctcattataatgaCCATGTCATGTActtcccaaacatagctaaggtgtacttcatgacctcattaataagaccacctcattatagtgaccatgtcaagtaggtcccaaacacagctaaggtgtacttcatgacctcattaataagaccacctcattatagtgaccatgtcatgtagttcccaaacatagctaagatgtacttcatgacctcattaataagaccacctcattatagtgaccatgtcaagtaggtcccaaacacagttaaggtgtacttcatgacctcattaataagaccacctcattatagtgaccatgtcatgtagttcccaaacatagctaaggtgtacttcatcacctcattaataagaccacctcatggTGGTCTCatgtggtcttattaatgaggttctCTGTTTGGCACTTAGTAATGTGGATTATATGTAACAGGTGTTCTACAGCTACACCATTGGTTTCCTATACATCTTGTGGGGATTGCTACTAACCAATGGACTTGTACCAGCTGCTCAGTTCTCAACCATTGTAAGTGTCACCTTGTAATGGAGTTAATTAATTGCCTCATAAATGGTGTTCTGTCATTTTCTGAGGTAATTAGTGTATGTAGCTTAGAGCTGTGAATGACTGCCAGTTTATCTGGTTAATTGAATTGATCAAATTTTCTGCAACTGTTATGCTTCACCTACATGCAGTACAATAGTCACCAATATATCTGTTTATTTT
The nucleotide sequence above comes from Dysidea avara chromosome 3, odDysAvar1.4, whole genome shotgun sequence. Encoded proteins:
- the LOC136251482 gene encoding kelch-like protein 3, whose protein sequence is MAASMDAASTSSSPSKVYKSRQIAEQALCALNEMRLHSQLCDVVIRVDNQDFVAHRSVLAATIPYFMAMFTVELAESKQDIITLREVEPEAIELLIQFVYTGTIEVGEDNVQCLLPAANLLQLMEVRDICCEFLQDNLHPSNCLGIKRFADRHSCPNLLSMAQQFAQKYFSDVCNCDEFLNLPLEQVVELISSSDLGVLSEEHVFESVVSWIEYDRDERSQHLSTLIEQVRLPLLPRDYITNRVYNEPLLLSCSDCKDYVIEAMRYHLLSPEQQRSIVSPRTMPRKRIGPPQSLLVIGGQAPKAIRNVEVFDIVSNTCRQGPELLSRRCRCGVAVLDASVYAVGGFDGTSRVRSAERLDLNKGRWESMQGMLSRRSTLGVAVLDGCLYAVGGFDGNCGLDSVEKYDPVTDKWTKVASMNVRRSSVGVSAMHKHIYAIGGYDGAARQCLSSVERYDPDEDKWEMIEPMLQRRSGAAVAVVDDCLYAIGGHDGPDIRKSVEKYDPVTCQWFRVVDMLTCRRNAAAAVVHGLLYVTGGDDGTTNLSTVEVYDSFTGTWNYTQGILSQGRSYSGVAVIDYWSPPADLQ
- the LOC136251488 gene encoding adenosine 3'-phospho 5'-phosphosulfate transporter 2-like isoform X1, coding for MQFSQRQGMSRLSSSPIHDRLTEVISESTGQASQAPQPEIISRSREVNDLYVLGIPLHKTSPLFQLVFSVTGVMVFYLLYGYVQEWIFHIDGFKPYGWYLTLVQFGCYSIFGVSEMLLTGAFGNRLIPLHVYGFIAFLTVATIGLSNTSLGYLNYPTQVIFKSCKLIPVMLGGVVIQGKRYGLMDVIAILCMTAGLVFFTLADSNLQPDFTYTGIILISMALCADAVIGNVQEKTLKQFAASNSEMVFYSYTIGFLYILWGLLLTNGLVPAAQFSTIHAKEIYGLAIVFSLTGYLGVNCVLILVRTSGALMAVTVTTFRKTLSIVVSFVFFAKPFTMQYVWSGLIVLVGVALNVYSKNYEPINNWMKRKLYYYRTTKLSASMKQVV
- the LOC136251488 gene encoding adenosine 3'-phospho 5'-phosphosulfate transporter 2-like isoform X2, with the protein product MQFSQRQGMSRLSSSPIHDRLTEVISESTGQASQAPQPEIISRSREVNDLYVLGIPLHKTSPLFQLVFSVTGVMVFYLLYGYVQEWIFHIDGFKPYGWYLTLVQFGCYSIFGVSEMLLTGAFGNRLIPLHVYGFIAFLTVATIGLSNTSLGYLNYPTQVIFKSCKLIPVMLGGVVIQGKRYGLMDVIAILCMTAGLVFFTLADSNLQPDFTYTGIILISMALCADAVIGNVQEKTLKQFAASNSEMVFYSYTIGFLYILWGLLLTNGLVPAAQFSTIICVVWIDCISGCGTQRVQQELRAHQQLDEEKIVLL